AGTGGCGAAATGTGGGATTTTCAGTGAATCAACGCGTTCTATCGTTTCTCTGAGAGGTGTATTAGCGAGATTGCTGGCCCATAGCGTTGAAGTTGAACCCCCTGTTGCGTATGATGAGATTGTATACTGTGCAGGAGGCTTATGCAGACAGGTAGGAAACCCAGGTAAGTGTAAACAGAGAGAGGCCCACGTGTCTGGTTGGAGGCAGCATGAAGCGACTTCTGACCCCGCCGGGGCAAGTGACGGTTTCCGGTGGTCTGCGCCCGATCGGCATAGGGTTTACCTCGTGTGGGCCGATTCTCATGTCGGGCGAGAATCTCATCTTCGTTAACGAATGTCTTGGCGTGTGACCAGGACAGGATTTCGGCGACACTACTTGATGGAGGACGATCATGTATAAGAACCTGATCTGCTCGGTCGTGCTGGCGGCTTGGGGGCTGTCGGCAGTAACCCCGTTGGCGCAGGCGCAACAAGTTGAGAACCTCGTGCTCAACCATAGCTTCGAGGTCGATGAGGTCATTCAGGATGATGGGGCGTACCAAGGGTGGTGGACTTGGAATCCGGCCGAGGGCGCCGGCAGTATGGTCACAGTAGACGACATCGAATTCATCGATGGGGCCAGGAGTATAAGAGTGGATCCAGTAGGGACGGAGAACTGGCATTTCATTGTGGCCTATTCCACTCTCGCACTCGATATGAGCAAGGACTACACAGTGAGCTTCTGGGCCAAGGCCCAATCGCCTCGACCCCTCACTGTTGCCTTGAAAGCAGCAGACAACAGCGTTGACGCTTGGGGCACGACAACCTTCAATCTGACAACGGAGTGGGCAGAGTATACATACACGTCAGATGTCTTGCACACCGGCGTGAAGCTTGAGATATGGTGTGCTGCCTCCAACGCCCCCTTGTGGCTGGATTTCGTCCACGTCTATGAAGGGCCATACGTAGCCGGAATTGAACCGTCGGGTGCCACGACGCCCGTGAAGTCTGCCGATCCAAATCCGGCGACTGGAGCAACGGACGTCCCGCGTGACACCGTGCTGAGCTGGACGGCGGGTGCGTTCGCAGCGACCCACGATGTGTACTTTGGGATATCTTTTGATGACGTCAACGATGCCAGCCGGGCCAATCCGAGCGGTGTGCTGCTCAGCCAAGGTCAGACCACAGCCAACTACGATCCAGCTGGGGTGCTCGATTTCAATCAGACCTACTACTGGCGCGTCGATGAAGTCAACGCCGCACCGGACAACACCATCTTCAAGGGCGACGTCTGGAGCTTCACGACCGAGCCTTTCGCCTACACGATCCCCTCGGGTATCGTCGCCACCAGCAACGGGACTTCAGATGCAGCATCCGGACCGGACAAGACTGTTGATAGCTCCGGCATCGACCCCAGCGACCTGCATTCCATCGCTCCGACCGACATGTGGCTCGCCGACCCGCCGGTGGATGAGGCCCTGTGGATCCAGTACGATCTCGGAAAGACCTACAAGCTCCATGAGATGCTCGTCTGGAACTACAACAGTCAGTTCGAGCTGATCCTCGGTTTCGGCCTCAAGGACGTAACCGTCGAGTATTCCAAGAACGGAACCGATTGGACGGCCCTGGCGCAAGTCGAGTTCACGCAGGCCACTGCCAAGGCAACATATACAGCCAACACGATGGTCGATCTCCAGGGTGTGCCCGCCCGGTACGTCCGGCTGACCGTCCACAGCGGATGGGGCGCGACGGGGCAGTTCGGGCTCAGCGAGGTCCGCTTCCGATACATCCCTGCGCAGGCCCGCGAGCCGCAGCCCGCCGACGGGGCCATCGATGTGGAGGCAGGCGCGGCCCTGGCTTGGCGTAGCGGCCGGGACGCAGCCTTACATGAGGTGTATCTAGGAGCCGACCCGGATGCCCTAGCCCTGGCTGGCACGGTGGACAGTCCGCGATTCGCTCCCGATGGCATCGAGTTTGGGAGCACCTACTTCTGGCAGATTGTGGAGGTCAACGAAACCGAAGCTGTGACAGCATGGCCCGGCGATGTCTGGACTTTCTCGACGCAGGAATACGCTCTGATCGACGGGTTCGAGACGTACAACGACGACATCGATGCCAAGACGACCATCTTCGACACCTGGATCGACGGTTGGGTCAATGACACGGGCTCCACCGTCGGCTACCTCAATGCTCCGTTTGCTGAGCGGACCATCGTCCATAGCGGTCGGCAGTCCATGCCGTTGCAGTACGATAACACAGCCGCGCCGTTCTACAGCGAGGCCGAGCGGAC
This genomic stretch from Anaerobaca lacustris harbors:
- a CDS encoding carbohydrate binding domain-containing protein, whose amino-acid sequence is MYKNLICSVVLAAWGLSAVTPLAQAQQVENLVLNHSFEVDEVIQDDGAYQGWWTWNPAEGAGSMVTVDDIEFIDGARSIRVDPVGTENWHFIVAYSTLALDMSKDYTVSFWAKAQSPRPLTVALKAADNSVDAWGTTTFNLTTEWAEYTYTSDVLHTGVKLEIWCAASNAPLWLDFVHVYEGPYVAGIEPSGATTPVKSADPNPATGATDVPRDTVLSWTAGAFAATHDVYFGISFDDVNDASRANPSGVLLSQGQTTANYDPAGVLDFNQTYYWRVDEVNAAPDNTIFKGDVWSFTTEPFAYTIPSGIVATSNGTSDAASGPDKTVDSSGIDPSDLHSIAPTDMWLADPPVDEALWIQYDLGKTYKLHEMLVWNYNSQFELILGFGLKDVTVEYSKNGTDWTALAQVEFTQATAKATYTANTMVDLQGVPARYVRLTVHSGWGATGQFGLSEVRFRYIPAQAREPQPADGAIDVEAGAALAWRSGRDAALHEVYLGADPDALALAGTVDSPRFAPDGIEFGSTYFWQIVEVNETEAVTAWPGDVWTFSTQEYALIDGFETYNDDIDAKTTIFDTWIDGWVNDTGSTVGYLNAPFAERTIVHSGRQSMPLQYDNTAAPFYSEAERTFDTAQDWTVGGADSLRLYFRGDAANSPQTLYVTLKDSAGRTATVRGMDPDAILVTEWQPWQIALSEFGGVSLTTIKKMTICVGNRAAPAAGGTGIVYIDDIGYGRPAAME